A region of the Fibrobacter succinogenes genome:
GGGCTTTTTGTCAAGCCTCCGTTTGTCGGAATGGAACTTGTTGATTTTACAATGCACCTATTGCTACTATTAAAATTTTGATTTATATTATAGGTATATTGAAATTTTGAGGCAGAGATGGATATTCTTTTTGAAGATAAGGACTTGCTGAAATGCGCTACTGATAGGGCGTATGCACTCAAAAGGCTTGGACAGCGTCGTGCACAACGTTATGTTGACCGCTTGGCTCAAATTAGTGAAGCTGCCAATTTTGAAGCCCTGCGGAGATTGCCTGGACATTATCACGATTTGGTTGGCGATCGCGCGGGGCAGTGGGCTTGCGATTTGGATCAACCGTATAGGTTGATTTTCAAGAGTACAAATGAGAGGCCGGTTGCGCAAATTGTGTGGGCTAATGAACGCATTGCAAAAATGCTTGAAATTGTAAATTATCATGGATAGGCCGAAATATGAACGAAAAAAAGATTGAATTGTGGCATGTTCCTTCACCTGGAATGGAATTGGCTGAAAAGCTTGAAGAAATGGGCCTCGATGCCAACGATCTCGCGGCACGCATGGGTTATACGCCCAAGGCGGTGAACGATATTTTGCAGGCTAATTGCCGTATAACGCCGGATTCGGCTATTGCGTTGGAAATGGTTACGGAAATACCTGCTATTTACTGGTTGCGTCGCCAAATGTCGTATGATGAATTTATTTCGCGCGAACGTATCAAGGCTTCGCTTTCGGATCAATCACTTTGGAAAAAGTCTTTCCCTTCGGAAGTTGTCGTACGCGAATGGGTGCTGTATGACAAGGGTGACGAAAAATCCTTGATACCTCTCCTCAAATTTTTTGCGGTGGCTTCTCCGCAGGCTTGGGACCGCTATTACAAAGATGCCCGTCTTAAGGTGGCGTTCCGTATTTCTCTTGCCGAGGTTAAAGATCCGTATGCGGCATCTGCGTGGATTCGTCGTGGCGAAATTCTTGCGGATCGTGACCCGATGGAAAAACAGGAGCAGATTCCTGTTCGCAAGCGCTTGAAGGCGGCGCTCCCTGAAATTATCGCATTCGCAGCTGCCAACAAGGCTTTGCCGAAGCGAGCCAAGAAAATTACTTACACGACTCCTGAGGCCGATGTTGTTGACGATTGCATGACGGGCTTGCAGGAACTTTGCCGCAAAATTGGGATACGCG
Encoded here:
- a CDS encoding type II toxin-antitoxin system RelE/ParE family toxin; translated protein: MDILFEDKDLLKCATDRAYALKRLGQRRAQRYVDRLAQISEAANFEALRRLPGHYHDLVGDRAGQWACDLDQPYRLIFKSTNERPVAQIVWANERIAKMLEIVNYHG
- a CDS encoding ImmA/IrrE family metallo-endopeptidase produces the protein MNEKKIELWHVPSPGMELAEKLEEMGLDANDLAARMGYTPKAVNDILQANCRITPDSAIALEMVTEIPAIYWLRRQMSYDEFISRERIKASLSDQSLWKKSFPSEVVVREWVLYDKGDEKSLIPLLKFFAVASPQAWDRYYKDARLKVAFRISLAEVKDPYAASAWIRRGEILADRDPMEKQEQIPVRKRLKAALPEIIAFAAANKALPKRAKKITYTTPEADVVDDCMTGLQELCRKIGIRVLFVQNFKCAPIHGMYRWYKDVPLIQLHDRFEKRATMWFTFFHELAHVLYHGKKGICLQNIEITHNHPEKEDEANCFAQKCMLEAGFEV